The following are encoded together in the Meriones unguiculatus strain TT.TT164.6M chromosome 16, Bangor_MerUng_6.1, whole genome shotgun sequence genome:
- the Aire gene encoding autoimmune regulator isoform X5 has product MAGGDGTLRRLLKLHRTDIAVAIDSAFPLLHALADHDVVPEDKFQETLRLKEKEGCPQAFHALLSWLLTRDSGAILDFWRVLFKDYNLERYSRLHPILDGFPKDVDLSQPRKGRKPLAGPKVTILPPRPPTKRKALEEPRATPPATLAPKSTSSPGSHLKTKPPKKPEGSSESQRLPLANGLQTMAASVQRAVTVSSGDVPGTRGAVEGILIQQVFESGGSKKCIQVGGEFYAPSKFEDPSGSTKNKTRSGGSLKPVVRAKGVQVTIPGRDEQRVGQQCGVPVLPALPSEPQAHQKNEDECAVCHDGGELICCDGCPRAFHLACLSPPLREIPSGLWRCACCLQGRVQQNLCQAEASRPLEPPAETPGPAPGARCGVCGDGTDVTRCAHCAAAFHWRCHFPTVAARPGTNLRCKSCATDLTPTPGEAALASVRPAPGPAKVGDDSAGQEPVLHRDDLESLLNEHSFDGILQWAIQSMSRPLTETQPFSS; this is encoded by the exons ATGGCCGGCGGGGATGGGACGCTGCGCCGCCTGCTGAAGCTGCACCGCACCGATATCGCGGTGGCTATAGACAGCGCCTTTCCACTGCTGCACGCCCTGGCCGACCACGACGTGGTCCCCGAGGACAAGTTCCAG GAGACGCTGCGGCTGAAGGAGAAGGAGGGCTGCCCCCAGGCCTTCCACGCCCTGCTGTCCTGGCTCCTGACCCGGGACAGTGGGGCCATCCTGGATTTCTGGAGGGTTCTCTTTAAGGACTACAACCTGGAGCGGTACAGCCGCCTGCATCCTATTCTGGATGGCTTCCCAAAAG ATGTGGACCTCAGCCAGCCCCGGAAAGGGAGGAAGCCCCTCGCTGGTCCCAAGGTCACAATACTGCCACCCAGACCCCCCACCAAGAGGAAAGCACTAGAGGAACCTCGAGCCACCCCGCCAGCAACCCTGGCCCCAAAGAGCACCTCCAGCCCAG GCTCCCACCTGAAGACCAAGCCCCCTAAGAAGCCAGAGGGCAGCTCGGAGTCACAGCGCCTCCCGCTGGCAAACG GACTTCAGACCATGGCAGCTTCCGTCCAGAGAGCCGTGACTGTGTCCTCTGGGGATGTCCCGGGAACCCGAGGGGCTGTGGAAGGGATCCTTATTCAGCAGGTGTTTGAGTCAG GAGGATCCAAGAAGTGCATCCAGGTTGGGGGAGAGTTTTATGCTCCCAGCAAGTTTGAAGACCCAAGTGGTAGCACAAAGAACAAGACCCGCAGTGGTGGCAGCCTAAAGCCGGTGGTCCGAGCCAAGGGAGTCCAGGTCACCATCCCT GGCAGAGATGAGCAGAGAGTGGGCCAGCAGTGTGGTGTCCCTGTCCTTCCAGCCCTCCCCAGTGAGCCCCAGGCTCACCAG AAGAATGAGGACGAGTGTGCTGTGTGCCACGATGGAGGTGAGCTCATCTGCTGTGACGGCTGTCCCCGGGCCTTCCACCTGGCTTGCCTGTCCCCACCTCTGAGGGAGATCCCCAG CGGCCTCTGGAGGTGTGCCTGCTGCCTCCAGGGCAGAGTCCAGCAGAACCTGTGCCAGGCTGAGGCATCCAGGCCCCTGGAACCACCTGCAGAGACACCG GGTCCAGCGCCAGGTGCGCGGTGCGGTGTGTGTGGGGACGGCACTGACGTGACGAGGTGCGCGCACTGTGCTGCCGCCTTCCACTGGCGATGCCACTTCCCGACTGTCGCTGCCCGGCCAGG GACCAACCTCCGCTGCAAGTCCTGCGCTACAGACCTGACCCCCACGCCAGGCGAGGCTGCCCTCGCCTCTGTGCGTCCGGCCCCTGGGCCTGCCAAG GTGGGGGATGATTCTGCTGGTCAGGAGCCTGTTCTACATAGGGACGATCTCGAGTCCCTCCTGAATGAG